From a region of the Penaeus vannamei isolate JL-2024 chromosome 32, ASM4276789v1, whole genome shotgun sequence genome:
- the LOC113807797 gene encoding mesocentin isoform X1, giving the protein MILAAVCLLAVGASAQLGPSGVISPDGNNVQFSHDFAHGIKLIGPSGVVSTAGNLQLTAGQARLHNAVRSKRSAVFGPSGIVMPDGRNVQFTPAEADNIVTVGPSGVVRKDGNNIQLDGHGVPITKRSLPMGVFGYSGIVMPDGRNVQFTREQAENIILVGPSGVVTRDGKNIQLNDQGVPRARRSAVFGPSGIVMPDGRNVQFTPAEADNIVTVGPSGVVRKDGNNIQLDGHGVPITKRSLQRGVFGYSGIVMPDGRNVQFTREQAENILLVGPSGVVTKDGKNIQLNDQGVPAN; this is encoded by the exons ATGATTTTG GCGGCTGTTTGCCTGCTGGCAGTTGGTGCCAGTGCCCAGCTCGGGCCCTCGGGAGTCATCAGCCCCGATGGAAACAATGTACAGTTTTCCCACGACTTCGCTCACGGCATCAAACTCATTGGACCCTCCGGCGTCGTAAGCACAGCTGGAAACCTGCAGCTGACCGCCGGGCAGGCCAGGCTCCACAACGCCGTCCGAAGCAAGCGCAGCGCTGTCTTCGGCCCCTCTGGGATCGTCATGCCCGACGGGAGGAACGTCCAGTTCACCCCAGCGGAAGCCGACAACATCGTCACCGTCGGCCCGTCCGGAGTTGTGAGGAAGGATGGAAACAACATTCAGCTTGACGGCCACGGAGTCCCCATCACGAAGCGCAGCCTGCCGATGGGCGTGTTCGGCTACTCGGGGATCGTGATGCCCGACGGGAGGAACGTCCAGTTCACGAGGGAGCAGGCCGAGAACATCATCCTCGTCGGGCCTTCGGGAGTGGTCACAAGGGACGGCAAGAACATCCAGCTGAACGACCAGGGAGTGCCACGGGCGAGGCGCAGCGCTGTCTTCGGCCCCTCTGGGATCGTCATGCCCGACGGGAGGAACGTCCAGTTCACCCCAGCAGAAGCCGACAACATCGTCACCGTCGGCCCGTCCGGAGTCGTGAGGAAGGATGGAAACAACATCCAGCTTGACGGCCACGGAGTCCCCATCACGAAGCGCAGTCTGCAGAGGGGCGTGTTCGGCTACTCCGGTATCGTGATGCCCGACGGAAGGAACGTCCAGTTCACGAGGGAGCAGGCCGAGAACATCCTCCTGGTCGGCCCTTCGGGAGTCGTTACGAAGGACGGCAAGAACATCCAGCTGAACGACCAGGGTGTTCCGGCTAACTAG
- the LOC113807797 gene encoding mesocentin isoform X2 translates to MILAAVCLLAVGASAQLGPSGVISPDGNNVQFSHDFAHGIKLIGPSGVVSTAGNLQLTAGQARLHNAVRSKRSAVFGPSGIVMPDGRNVQFTPAEADNIVTVGPSGVVRKDGNNIQLDGHGVPITKRSLPMGVFGYSGIVMPDGRNVQFTREQAENIILVGPSGVVTRDGKNIQLNDQGVPRARRSAVFGPSGIVMPDGRNVQFTPAEADNIVTVGPSGVVRKDGNNIQLDGHGVPITKRSLQRGVFGYSGIVMPDGRNVQFTREQAENILLVGPSGVVTKDGKNIQLNDQGVPAN, encoded by the coding sequence GCGGCTGTTTGCCTGCTGGCAGTTGGTGCCAGTGCCCAGCTCGGGCCCTCGGGAGTCATCAGCCCCGATGGAAACAATGTACAGTTTTCCCACGACTTCGCTCACGGCATCAAACTCATTGGACCCTCCGGCGTCGTAAGCACAGCTGGAAACCTGCAGCTGACCGCCGGGCAGGCCAGGCTCCACAACGCCGTCCGAAGCAAGCGCAGCGCTGTCTTCGGCCCCTCTGGGATCGTCATGCCCGACGGGAGGAACGTCCAGTTCACCCCAGCGGAAGCCGACAACATCGTCACCGTCGGCCCGTCCGGAGTTGTGAGGAAGGATGGAAACAACATTCAGCTTGACGGCCACGGAGTCCCCATCACGAAGCGCAGCCTGCCGATGGGCGTGTTCGGCTACTCGGGGATCGTGATGCCCGACGGGAGGAACGTCCAGTTCACGAGGGAGCAGGCCGAGAACATCATCCTCGTCGGGCCTTCGGGAGTGGTCACAAGGGACGGCAAGAACATCCAGCTGAACGACCAGGGAGTGCCACGGGCGAGGCGCAGCGCTGTCTTCGGCCCCTCTGGGATCGTCATGCCCGACGGGAGGAACGTCCAGTTCACCCCAGCAGAAGCCGACAACATCGTCACCGTCGGCCCGTCCGGAGTCGTGAGGAAGGATGGAAACAACATCCAGCTTGACGGCCACGGAGTCCCCATCACGAAGCGCAGTCTGCAGAGGGGCGTGTTCGGCTACTCCGGTATCGTGATGCCCGACGGAAGGAACGTCCAGTTCACGAGGGAGCAGGCCGAGAACATCCTCCTGGTCGGCCCTTCGGGAGTCGTTACGAAGGACGGCAAGAACATCCAGCTGAACGACCAGGGTGTTCCGGCTAACTAG